CATCATTTAGCATCTGGACACTTTGATTAACACAACACAGCTGAATATGCAACAAAAGTAGCAGCAAACATCCCCCCAAAAGCTCATACAACTCAGCCGAAGCCGTCATGAATACCCGCAGGTCCTGCTGCAACAAACTAAAGATTTCGAGCTTGTTGCGGCAGGTTTTGCTGCACCATCCCTCCCCAGAAAAAACGAGATTTATTATAAGGAGTTAAAGAAAGACAGCCCCTGCTGCTGTATCATTTAAGAGTATAACCCAGGTAAGCATTCACCCCAACGcaggcaaggaaaaaaaaacagcaaagggAAACATGCGGATGAGCTTCATCCTCGGCAAAACTGCTGCAATTTCATTTCTCAAATGAACCCTAGCTTATTCGACCACACCACTAGAACCAAAACATCACACAGATTCAAGGGAAACGCGCAAAtctgaaaagaaaacaaacaggCTGCGACTTTCAGCCATGACTGCTATGGACAACAAAGCATCGtttttatccgaacacaaacaCCAGCCATTTTATTATAGGCTCAAGAAGGTCAAACAGAATCAGTAACAGCAGAGAGatgcaaataaaagaaaagaaaaactttcaACTTTAAAGGAAGAATACGGTACCTTAATCGAGGAAGGGAGAAAGGGCTCGGATGATTCGGCCCGAACCTTCAAGGGAGCAGCAATGGAAGAGCGATGATGATCGAGCAAATCCCTCTTCGTCCCCACGGCTGAAAACCTTCGGGTTTAGCTTTCCTCCAGCAGTCAACAACCCCCCCTAAcaatcttcctttcttttccgtCGCACACACACTCTCTACTCCTTCAAGATTTTCAACCGCCACTCTACCCTAGCCGTCAACTTCGCCCTCAGCTCCTCGCCGAAAAGAGAGATGAGCAAATCCCTGAGCTCATCTCTCTTTTCGGCGAGGAGCTGAGGGCGAAGTTGACGGCTAGGGTAGAGTGGCGGTTGAAAATCTTGAAGGAGTAGAGAGTGTGTGTGCGacggaaaagaaaggaagattgCTAGGGGGGTTGTTGACTGCTGGAGGAAAGCTAAACCCGAAGGTTTTCAGCCGTGGGGACGAAGAGGGATTTGCTCGATCATCATCGCTCTTCCATTGCTGCTCCCTTGAAGGTTCGGGCCGAATCATCCGAGCCCTTTCTCCCTTCCTCGATTAAGGTACCGTATTCTTCCTTTAAAGTtgaaagtttttcttttcttttatttgcatCTCTCTGCTGTTACTGATTCTGTTTGACCTTCTTGAGCCTATAATAAAATGGCTGGtgtttgtgttcggataaaaaCGATGCTTTGTTGTCCATAGCAGTCATGGCTGAAAGTCGCAGcctgtttgttttcttttcagaTTTGCGCGTTTCCCTTGAATCTGTGTGATGTTTTGGTTCTAGTGGTGTGGTCGAATAAGCTAGGGTTCATTTGAGAAATGAAATTGCAGCAGTTTTGCCGAGGATGAAGCTCATCCGCATGTTTccctttgctgtttttttttccttgcctgCGTTGGGGTGAATGCTTACCTGGGTTATACTCTTAAATGATACAGCAGCAGGGGCTGTCTTTCTTTAACTCCTTATAATAAATCTCGTTTTTTCTGGGGAGGGATGGTGCAGCAAAACCTGCCGCAACAAGCTCGAAATCTTTAGTTTGTTGCAGCAGGACCTGCGGGTATTCATGACGGCTTCGGCTGAGTTGTATGAGCTTTTGGGGGGATGTTTGCTGCTACTTTTGTTGCATATTCAGCTGTGTTGTGTTAATCAAAGTGTCCAGATGCTAAATGATGTTAAGTGATAGTCTTTGCTGGTTTGGTTTGAAGTTTACATGAAACCTGCATTTGAAAGCTTGAAAGTGCAAAACTCTGGATGAATATCGCAGCAGGCTCCATTGCTAGCTGAAATTTAAAACCATTGATGTTTTGCTAAGTTTTCCATTTGTTAGAATGAAGTTGCTAAGTTTTCTGTTATTTGGCATGAATGAATTTGGTTGGTGTGGAAGAATCTAACCAAGGTTGTGATTAAGAAGTTTGAGTTTGAGAAGATTGCAGCAGATTTCATTTTGTTTGCCGAGTACAGAGACATTGCAGAATTTTGCTGTTGCAGAAATTTTATTTGAGTTTGCATGAAATGTTCATCAGAATTTGTGCAGTTTGCTGCTATGTTTTCGATGGTGGGCTTTACTGCTTAGTTTGAAGCTGTGTATCTGGATTTGCTGTGTGCTTGAGTGTGGTTTCGGTTGATGTAGCACAACAGAAATATTGCAGAAACAAACTTCCTATGTGGATTGCATATAAAACtactgctgcattttttctgtttctttgcGCCATCAAACCTGCAACCAAATTGTGTGTTTGATTGATGTTTGATAGGTAGAAATCTGAGCATTTGATGAGCATGTTTGCATTGTAAAGTGGGCAAAAGCCGTGGCTAGAAACTTTGCAGCAAACTTGAAAGTAAAAGAAAGCATGTTGCATTTTAGTTGCAGAAGTCTAAGCCATACGTAGCTGcatgttttgcatgaaaataatttccaaaaattgcaccttgaccccttggcttctagCTAAtgccactaggacccaatcaattaaataatttcatcaatttggtccttggcaattttaatgtgtgcaacttcattgtttgtttgcttcaattaactaccatgctttgtttcaattgcacttaattcatgactttagaggctttatgaccaagtgagcttgtgtttgcctattttctttaattttaccaaataaattggtaccttgaccatttcttttattttggaggataaataagtgattccactccatttagggcaccaattgcaagggaggtaacctctatctccttaactttcatttctcctacgtgctcctacgtgttatgtgaatatgcatgtctacttcgctttccttgcccttctttaattccttgcatttatttcatttactttacttttatttaagttattcattatggggtatgtgtacacctcttggcttgtaatagatagggcttggcgagctttcttgtccactttcccttttcctttttttaagttattcattatggggtatgtgtacacctcttggtttgtaatagatagggtttggcgagcaaatttggtccattttccccttccccttttgttttagttagcaagtgTAATAATTAGGGCCTTAATTTgtgttgcatgcctatgtgttatttgttaagtgctttcttaggttcttgcatctagtcgagcatgctaagtgttatgtgctacgtgtttataagtgatttgcatgtctactcgctttccatagtgtggatgaatggaatggatgaatgtacgtcaccacactagtccaacgctagttgtggcttcttttattgtttccactagtctaatgctagtaggaattcatagaaagggctagtccaacgctagacccaataggatttttcctttgtttttcattaatgcattatttgcctgttcactacatatcatgcatttttccttagttttatcatctggcatgctcctcgattcccctttcccctcactttaggtcttgcatctcatgctagttagggtacatttgcctgaagagtccccttctgataagggaaacgagcgagtgtggctactcgatagccttagcacgctagttcccccttctatcaaaggaaaaatcaagtcacaaagttaggactccccgttcccgttttgatgcattcctataggattcacgcatttcattcattcactaTCACTTACTGTATATTCCATTCCTCTttctacattctcacttcacactactttcatTTTACACGTTTTTATTCAACTACTTACACTCtataccatatcactcgcacacatgcacttgatGGCGTTTTCACCTTATTATTCTTTActtaccttaccttgtaaagacatttgcacacctccacttatatcttattacttttatcattttttctcacttcacacaaactcatactttcacatggcatgcattcattgcactcatttttacgtcatttaggattatgtgtgacctctccaaaaggatcgttgttgggcttcacaattaatgtgattggcaccactcaacctttgaagagaaatttcccacATGTCcccttaggtctagggtttttgcattcatatagacatatccaacacgcgatacataccttgggtagaaaatttagggaaaattggtttaagtcacgcaactagccttggctaggtcgaaggggtgccttggatttttatccttgccttccccttcgtcaaatgtgacccccgatccctcttttggttacgtagacccaaaagttctctaaaagggtttatttacttttcaaaaacaaaaatcatttttgggtgacttggtacaccctaactctataccaagtggcgactccatttttgatacaaaaaaccctttttgaactttatatggccaaaccgtcgcattattaagtcccatggcctttattttcattttgcacacgttcacacacactcacacaccacacgatcaaaaagtggggcgcgacagtcaGTGTAAGAAAAATTTACTCATTAAACAATCAAAACCCATATTAGTGAGTCAGTCAAAGGTAATCACCGTTTCCATTTGCATTTCCATGTTCCTTGTAAATTTCGATGTTGCCATCATCTTCCTCAGCCGTCAAttttcattcttcttcttttttattccATTAATCACTATAAtattcaaatcagcaacaaaagcaattctccaccaaaccaaaaaaaatcctATTAATTAGTTTGAGGGggcaaagtggaattaacccaacATTAGGGTAGGCCTATGTTATTGTGGAATCATTCCACAGATCGAAGTATTTTGGCAaacaaaaagttttaaaaatctCTCAATGAGCATCAATTTGTCGTCCCTTTCACATCCCATTCCCTACCCCCATCAGACATAGCAGATGCCAATTACATGTTAGAGAAAAAAGTCCCAATGGCTCTCGAACTTTTAACTACATAAGGTTTTAGCCCTTCAATAATTAGGAGTAAACTTTTGGCCCCCGATCTATCAATAGTGTAAATTGCTGGTCCTTCTGTGAATTCCAGCCGTTTATGTGTGACGAAAATGAGGACATTTTTGTCCGTTCAGGAATATTAATCGAATATCCAAAGTATCAATGGACACCTCAACCAAAATGGACATTAACTCACAAATATACACaggaaaaaaccccaaaaattcCATTTTTCCCATTCTCTTTTTAATGTTTTCACACAATTCAGTGGATCTGAAACCAAACCTTATGTACCTCCTCCTCGGTGCACTTTTCTCCATGTGAAATTGAGTGAGAGAGAGATAGTAATAAGACAAATATTCAGCAATGGAGAGAGGAGGTGGCGATGGATCTTTGCAATTCATGCTTTCTTCTCTATGCTTGCTTTTCTCCTTTCTCATCTTTTGTATCATGCTTCTATCAAGGATGGGTTtcttaagaaaaggaaaaagatgaagGATGGGTTTCTTGATAAAGTGAAGGATTCCAATCAAGATAACGGAAAGAAGATCAAAGAATCATTGGATTTGGGAAACCTACTATGGATGTCATCGGACCCATCAGCTAttgttcttcttttgctttgaaGCCACAATGCTTACTACTTTTACCTTCCAGGGGGTCACCCCTAAACAGTTTCATATGGTATAAAATTAATGATTGTAAATAGGGAAAATGACatgtttcatccttcacatttcgcaaaaatattcttttcatccctcacttttaaaatgaagcaaattcgtccctgacatttaaaaattaaagctattatatccctgaacctaatttttaatctgaatcaaaccatttaataacccagtaataaatttcgaaaatagaattgatagatcactcggtcaatttcatcatattcacatgacatttattaatccaaaaaatatataaattataacataaaaggccattctttgtcttggaataatagaattttttttgggtaaatcttttcatacaccgttagtatatccgcttgcgaatctagatgtgtatcataaatataaaatttggtgtttaaatttaaattgaaatgataTGGCGGTACATAAAACCGTCAGTGTATACGATGataatgtaggaaagattaatctttcttttttatgttataattttttattttttatttttgggttcattaaattttacatgaatATCATGTTGAATTAACcaagtgatctaccaattaCACCCCTAAAATTTCTAATCAGATTAATtggtggtttgattcagattgaaatttgggttcagGGATATAAGAACttcagtttttaaatgtcaaggacgaaattgtttcgttttaaaagtgagggacaaaaagaatatttttgtgaaatgtgaaggatgaaaccgATCATTTTTCCTTGTAAATATGTTGattttatttgtatttgtaAGATTCAAAAAACccatttgttggttttataaATTCTGTACATATTTGTGTtaaagagtgacttttaggcgGTAAAAATTTGgaatctttgaaatttcttaattttttaattttgtccTTTAAATAGGCGTTCTAGGATTTGTTGCATTTGGGTAGCATTGTTAAAGTTGAGGAGAAGTTTGATTTTACAGATTTCATTAGAGAAAAtggttttattttttagtagGAGTTTGAGTTTACTGCTTGATTAATATTTCTACATGGACAAGAATGCCCTCATTTCCGTTACTCATAACGGCTGAAATTCACAGAAGGGTCAACAATTTACACTATTCATAGATTGGAGGCCAAAAGTTTCCTCATAATTGTTGAAGGGCTAAAACTTTATTTGGTTAAAAGTTGGAGGGCCATTGAGACTTTTtccctacattttatacttgcaacaaagaaataaaaaagagaaaaaataaaaaataaagagaaaatgaccagtttcatccctcacatttcgtaAAAATGTTCTTTTCGTTCCTCACATTTAAAACGAAGCAAATTGGTTCTTCACATTTAAAAACCCAAGCTTTTACATCTTAGAAATAAACTCTCAGTTGTGAATCAAGTCATCTAATAACccgattacaaattttgggggtAGAATTGATAGATCACTCGCAAAAACATATTttcaacaaataaattaaaacaattaaaaaatctTAATTAAAATCCATTTGCTTTTTCAAAAGAACAAAATAGTGTTAAAGCTCTCAAGCACTAAACCTTTAGACATATTCCTCAGTTTTGTTGCACTAAGGGTGTAGTGCTTTGTAGTGCTTGAGAGCTAAGGGTTTAGTGCTTGAGAGTTTTAGCACTATTTCGTTATTTTGAAGAAGCAAATGAGTTTAAATTAAGATTTTTTAATTgctttaatttatttgttggaAATATATTTTTGCGAGTGATATATCAATTCTATCCTCAAAATTTGTAATCGGGTTGTTAGATGGTTTGATTCATAACTGAGAGTTTATTTTTAGGATATAAAAGCTTGGGTTTTCAAATGTGAAGGACAAATTTGTTTCGTTTTAAATGTGCAAGacgaaaataatatttttatgaaatgaAGGGACGAAACATatcatttttccaaaaaaaaaaaaaaaagggacaaatGAAGAGAAAGAAACTTACCTTAGCAAGATGAAGTCGCCGGCGTCGGTATTGAGGAGATGATGCTATTGTCATATCTCTGATGAGTGGAGGAAGGCAAATTGGGTGAGGAGGAAGGGAAGTGGGTGTAACTTGTGGTGGTGACGGCTGGGTGTGAAAGGAAGAATTAGGAATTAGGGCTGAATTAGGACAAATGCGGTTTTCTGTTGGGGCGAAATCGCCGCCAACTCTATATTATAAACGCCCAAACCATTAGgataagagagagagataagCAACTGAGAGAAGTCAGTGATTTCAGTTCAGGGAAGAAGTCTAGCCCAATGGAACTGGAGGCTACTTTTAGGGTATCTGGTATCAATTGCCAGGCGGCGCCATATTACAATCCAATCTGCAATTATGGAACCTTAAACCTCCGTTTTCCCTACCATCACCGTCTTCCTCACCTCTCAAATGCTTCGTTTTACACTCTCAGTAACCGCTACTGCAAAGCCAGTGCAAAAGAGAGCAGTACTGAAGCTGTAGAAAAAGTAAcggtttttttttctaatttgacGAAACTTTGATGATTTCATgcttatttaaatttttatttttgcaattacagtttattttttgcttatttttcaAGGGAAGGCGGAACctggattttttaaaaaatttttgtgttACTATTATGGGGCTTTGttattgaaattttattgggtttttgtgaattttttttattttctagggAAGGAAGATGTCTGGTGATGATTCACATGATTTGGAGCTCGTAAGCTTAACGGCTTTGTGTCCTCTTGATGGTCGTTATTGGGCAAAGGTCAAGGAGCTAGCTGCTTATGTGGGCGAATATGGTTTAATTCGCTTTCGGGTTTTAGTTGAGGTATGCTTCTAATAGTGCAATTCCTTAACTGGTAATGTTGCTAAATTGCTTCCCAGACTTGTAGATAATTCTTGTTGCAAACCATCTCACCATACAAGTTTTCAAAGCATAATGAAAATTGTTGGTCAACTGATTAGTTAAGATTCTGGCTGGAAGTAACTTATCTAATCAGTACCGgcttcaaataaagtaagaggaaaaagggcaaaatgGGTGGACAAACGGATACATGACATGACTTACTTTAATGTTTTTGGAGCTTTACTTTCTGTGTTATCTTGATTTTGAACTTTAGAGCACAGAAatcatatttttcctttttgaattttttttgggggctTGTGCTGGAAGTTTTATTTTGGTCTGTCTGATAATTCTGTAAGAttgaaaggaaatgaaattaTTAAAATTTGATACTTGTATTGTTAGTCATGCTGAATTGCACCTGCTGAAGCTTTACTTCAGGAATTTTAAGTAATAGTAGTGACTCCTACCACAAAATGCTGTTATGGGGAAGGAAAGTACCAAAGCTTCTCTAGAaatctcattttgaaatttaaatatttattgatTGTGCAGCAGAAATACTGTAATGAGGAAAAAAAGAGATTAGTTTGTCATATTACATTTTACGCTCTGTATGCTGATGGAGACTGAGACATTGGCAGAATGATGTTAGATAGCGCTGGATAGTAGTATTGATTTGTGGTTTTGATCATGTCGTGAGGCTTGAAAGTGCTGCCAACATGCAATTGGTGTTAAAAGCATAAATTGTTGGCAAACAATCCACAAAGGAGTTTTACTCCCTGTATGTGCAAATGTGGCATGACATGAAATTCTGGCCATCCTAACTTGAGATCTGTATGAGGGCTATTGGCAAAGTGTGTTGGTTTATCTCTGTTGTGGGTTAAATGCTTCAGTTCATGAGCAGAGACCTCTTAGAGGGGACCCCTTGCTCTTGAGTCATATATAGTATGTGTGAATATGCTGAAGTGAGCTATGTTCAGACTTTCCAAGTCTACTGTGCCATTCTAATAAATTACTTTGCAACTGTAATTCTCTTGCTAACTTGATCATGCTTATTCTTTGAATTTGGATGAGCAGCTTTAGCACTTTAACATCTCACAGATGATGATGGGTGTTTCATGtcctttatttctttctttgcctTACTGTCGCCTCTGCCTTCATGAATTTCAAACAAAATCGTAGCCagaaatctctttttttttgtaggtGAAATGGTTGTcaaaactttctcaaattcctgaAATTCCTGAGGTTCCAAGATTCTCTAAAGATGCTGAGACTTATCTGCAAGGCTTGATTGATGGATTTAGCTTAGATGATGCCATGGAagtcaagaaaattgagaaagtgaCTAACCATGATGTCAAGGCAGTGGAATACTTTTTGAAGCAAAGGTGCCAGTCACACCCAGAGATAGGAAAGGTATCAGTTTAGAACTTTGATGTTAACTGAATGGAAATGTCATGCTTCTACTCTATGGACATGACGTGATGGCCTCATTAGGACTCTGAGTTCTTTTGATTTCCCCTGCATGATGTTTCAAAAGAATTATAGAACCCAAAATAATATCTCTGTATGTTTTGCGTTTGTTCAGTATTTTTATTGTTGCTTGTCTAGGTGCTCGAGTTTTTCCACTTTGCCTGTACATCTgaagacattaacaatcttgcTCATGCACTTATGCTGAAAGAAGCTCTTTTTATGGTGATATTACCTGCTATGGATGAAGTGATTTCAGCCATAAGTGACATCGCTATAGAAAATGCTCACGTTCCTATGCTTTCTCGCACCCATGGGCAGGTAACAGTCGATTTTTCTTTCTgattattttatcttttttttctttgagcCCGAGGGGGTTGGGGTGTTGGGAGTGGGTATACAACCTGAATTATTCTACCCTTTTAAGGCACAATGAATCTCCAATATATTTTATGACTTTTACTGCTGGATCTGTTTCTGATTCTTTACTGTTCAAACAGCTAAAAACTTGAATGAATTGCTCATATCTGCCATTTCTTTGTAGCCAGCTTCACCTACAACCTTGGGAAAGGAAATGGCAATTTTTGCATTCAGGTTAAGTCAAGAAAAGCaggatatttcaaaaattaaaatacttGGGAAGTTTGCTGGTGCTGTTGGAAACTATAATGCACATCTTGTGGCGTATCCTGATATCAACTGGCCGCAAGTTGCAGAGGAATTTGTGGCATCTCTTGGAATTGATTTCAATCCCTATGTGCCTCAAGTATTTTCCTAAACTAATCATATTCTGCCTcaaattttctcatttcttaTCCCTTATTTATTGTCCTTGACTAGTTTATTAAAATCTATTATGGGATGCTTGTCATGTTTGATCCTAAAGGCTTGGTTTTGGCAGATTTAGAAGCTTATTCAATTGTAGACATACATTAAGCCACACAGTGTTTTGAGTTGCCACTTGACCACTAGAATTACCAATTGGCGCTTTCTAGATTGTGATTCTGTGTCCTTTTACTAATATCTGCTTGGTTTTGCCTCGTTTGAAGGTTTTAATACTGGTTCACAATGAATGATCTTCTGGTTTGATGACATTTTCATGATAATAAGTACCACGGTTTACGTCTTTGACATAATGACACAATTCAATACTTCATGGTTTTGATTTGAGTATTCTACAATGCAGATTGAACCTCATGACTACATGGCCAAACTTTTTCATTCTATAATCCAGTTTAACAACATTCTAGTTGATTTTGATAGAGACATCTGGGGATATTTCTCTTTAGGTTACTTCAAGCAGGTCAGTGctgtattttgttattttaatttttgtctATGTTCTTATATGAAAACTTTtctcatgtatatatatgtacacttGTTTCATGTTTACCAACATGTTGTCTCTCGATGAAAGATTGGTATTTATACATGGTTTTGAGCAGATAACTAAAGCTGGTGAGATTGGATCTTCTACAATGCCTCACAAGGTTAACccaattgattttgaaaatagcGAAGGAAATCTTGGAGTGGCTAATGGAGATTTGTCCCATTTAAGCATGAAGTTACCTATTTCACGTTGGCAGGTAAATGTGCAATATTTTATTCTTCTCAATTGTGTCATCTTCAGCTCTATGTAAATAGCCATATCATCATTGTACTCAGAAGTTTTTACCCTGGCTGGGGATGTTGTTACTCAATTTAAAGAAAGTTGATTAGATACTGTTTTTGATAGATCCCAAGGTTGTGCTTGATATGCATGTGTAATTACTTTGGCTTGTGCTTTCTTTTTGTAGTTGCACTTTTATCTGCTTAAAGTTACTTATTGAATTTTGTGCTTGTCATTTGCAGAGGGACTTGACTGATTCTACTGTTTTGAGAAACATGGGTGTGGGTTTAGGACACTCTCTTCTAGCCTACAAGAATACATTAACGGGCATTGGAAAGCTTCAGGTATTCGACAATAGTTATCTCGTTGATGGTCAAGAAATATGAGTACCAGGGGGTATTGAATGTTGCATATTGTATATACGAAAGATGCTTGTGTGGAATTAGTAGTCTCATGGTCATCTTACTTCATTGGTGTGGTATTGCTGATCAGGAAATGAAGGGGGAATAACTTGTTGAAGAGATTATGTCTTGGGATGTGTTTAAAGGGAATAGCTGTTAGTAAGCTTTATACTTTGTGAAGTTGCTCAACCAGTTTTCTCTGTAATTGGTTTATCATGATTACTAGTTCAGAGGGAATAGTGTAGTAAGATTCTTAAGGTCTTCAGTTAGAGCAGTCTTTATGGTGGTTTTCACAGGCCAATAGTAGAACATAGTTTATTGAGAAATGTTGGGTTGCTTTAGTATTTTAGCTAGGGCTTATCAGTAGgcaaaagttgtttgagaaTCGGATATAGGCCACGGATATGTGTCATCTGGGTCTATTccacatttttctttcattcttcCTTCCCACTCACCCCTGCTAAAAAGTAgtggtttttattattattatattgttattgttattattgttattgttattgttgttgttgatgtTGTTGATGTTGCTGCTGCTGCAgctcttattattattattattattaaatgtTTGTTGATTTTTGTCAACTACCTCAGCTGACAATTGGTGGCCTCTAATACATCTCACATTTGTACAAGAAATGCATTTCTGACAATACTGGAATAATAGCTCCTTGTGGCAAATCCACTTTGTCTTTTCCCTTGTTGAATCCATTCCAGAAGGAAACTATGCACTCTTTCccatatattttctttttctcttttttcttttctcagatGAAAGAATCAAAGCAGTTTatctttttttaaatattaagaACTTTGCAAAAACTGGTGCATTGGGCATCATTTTTGTTGCTTCTAATTTGGTTGGCCTTGTTTTATTGTAGTTCAACGAAGCTTCCTTGAGTGAAGACTTGAACCGCACGTGGGAGGTGCTTGCTGAACCAATACAAACTGTGCGTGACTATCTTTATTTGATATCTTCTTAAtatattgatattgaatttggTGTTTTTAGTTACTTAGTGTCTACTTTTCTTTGTTGCATGTTTGAGAAGTTTGTATTCAGTAACTTGATAAAATGTTGGTATTATTTAGCATACTGGGCAGAAAAACTCTACATCAAGCTTTAGTTCTATAATTTCTCCCTGCATCAAGCTTTAGTCCTATAACTTCTCCTTCTGGTAGGTTTTTCCTTTGCTTCCAATTGGGTGCAGTGTGACTTTTGCTGTCTACTGTTCTCAGGCTAGATGGTCTTACTACATGGCAAGGGGGTACTGGATGACTTGCATGTGCTTATGAAGTTTAGTAGGTTTCCTCTAAACTACATGGGGACATTGCTCCAGACCATCCCTAATTTTGAGCTACTGAAgttatccaaaattttgaacttttaaGTGGATTAACACTTCAGATCCAAATGCTGCTGATTTCCCCTTTAAATgccttgtctttttttttttttttttttttttga
This portion of the Coffea arabica cultivar ET-39 chromosome 2e, Coffea Arabica ET-39 HiFi, whole genome shotgun sequence genome encodes:
- the LOC113732542 gene encoding uncharacterized protein isoform X1, translating into MELEATFRVSGINCQAAPYYNPICNYGTLNLRFPYHHRLPHLSNASFYTLSNRYCKASAKESSTEAVEKGRKMSGDDSHDLELVSLTALCPLDGRYWAKVKELAAYVGEYGLIRFRVLVEVKWLSKLSQIPEIPEVPRFSKDAETYLQGLIDGFSLDDAMEVKKIEKVTNHDVKAVEYFLKQRCQSHPEIGKVLEFFHFACTSEDINNLAHALMLKEALFMVILPAMDEVISAISDIAIENAHVPMLSRTHGQPASPTTLGKEMAIFAFRLSQEKQDISKIKILGKFAGAVGNYNAHLVAYPDINWPQVAEEFVASLGIDFNPYVPQIEPHDYMAKLFHSIIQFNNILVDFDRDIWGYFSLGYFKQITKAGEIGSSTMPHKVNPIDFENSEGNLGVANGDLSHLSMKLPISRWQRDLTDSTVLRNMGVGLGHSLLAYKNTLTGIGKLQFNEASLSEDLNRTWEVLAEPIQTVMRRYGVPEPYEKLKELTRGKAVTQESMREFIKNLDIPGDAMMTLLNLTPQTYVGAAAELAKNIKTAINLVNGARVL
- the LOC113732542 gene encoding uncharacterized protein isoform X2, with the translated sequence MELEATFRVSGINCQAAPYYNPICNYGTLNLRFPYHHRLPHLSNASFYTLSNRYCKASAKESSTEAVEKGRKMSGDDSHDLELVSLTALCPLDGRYWAKVKELAAYVGEYGLIRFRVLVEVKWLSKLSQIPEIPEVPRFSKDAETYLQGLIDGFSLDDAMEVKKIEKVTNHDVKAVEYFLKQRCQSHPEIGKVLEFFHFACTSEDINNLAHALMLKEALFMVILPAMDEVISAISDIAIENAHVPMLSRTHGQPASPTTLGKEMAIFAFRLSQEKQDISKIKILGKFAGAVGNYNAHLVAYPDINWPQVAEEFVASLGIDFNPYVPQIEPHDYMAKLFHSIIQFNNILVDFDRDIWGYFSLGYFKQITKAGEIGSSTMPHKVNPIDFENSEGNLGVANGDLSHLSMKLPISRWQRDLTDSTVLRNMGVGLGHSLLAYKNTLTGIGKLQLTIGGL